In Perognathus longimembris pacificus isolate PPM17 chromosome 23, ASM2315922v1, whole genome shotgun sequence, a single genomic region encodes these proteins:
- the LOC125340453 gene encoding olfactory receptor 4F3/4F16/4F29-like, translated as MDRGNHSVVSEFVLLGLTSSWEIQILLFLFFITFYAACMLGNLLIVLTIISDHHLHSPMYCFLANLSFIDSGVSSISCPKMMHDLFREYRVISVHGCITQMFFIHMVGGTEMVLLIIMAYDRYVAICKPLHYLTTMSQRTCASLLALAWTIGLLHSVAQLAFVVNLPFCGTNKMDSFYCDFPRFIKLACTDTSSLELVVAANSGFISMGTFFILITSYGFILVTVRKHSSGGSSKALSTLSAHITVVVFFFGPCIIVYVWPFPTLPIDKFLAIFVVLITPVLNPIIYTFRNKEMKVAMRRIFDKVLVSLRKCYFMCGI; from the coding sequence ATGGATAGAGGAAATCACTCGGTGGTATCTGAATTTGTGTTGCTGGGACTCACGAGTTCTTGGGAAATTCAGattctcctgtttctctttttCATCACATTTTATGCAGCCTGTATGCTGGGAAACCTTCTCATTGTGCTCACCATCATCTCAGACCATCACTTGCACTCCCCCATGTACTGCTTCCTGGCCAATCTCTCCTTCATTGATTCTGGTGTGTCCAGCATTTCATGTCCAAAGATGATGCATGACCTCTTCAGAGAATACAGAGTCATCTCCGTGCACGGGTGCATCACCCAAATGTTCTTTATCCACATGGTGGGAGGGACGGAGATGGTGCTGCTCATCATCATGGCCTACGACCggtatgtggccatctgcaagccCCTCCACTACCTCACCACCATGAGCCAGAGAACCTGCGCTTCTCTGTTGGCTCTGGCCTGGACCATTGGACTCCTCCACTCTGTGGCCCAGCTGGCTTTTGTGGTGAACTTACCGTTTTGTGGAACCAACAAAATGGATAGCTTTTATTGTGATTTCCCACGGTTCATCAAACTTGCGTGCACAGACACGTCCAGCCTGGAGCTTGTGGTCGCTGCTAACAGCGGCTTCATCTCCATGGGCACCTTCTTCATCCTGATCACGTCTTACGGCTTCATCCTGGTCACGGTTCGCAAACACTCCTCAGGCGGCTCGTCCAAGGCTCTCTCCACTCTCTCAGCTCACATCACCGTGGTGGTGTTTTTCTTTGGTCCTTGCATTATTGTTTATGTGTGGCCATTCCCTACTCTACCCATAGATAAATTCTTAGCTATTTTCGTTGTTCTCATCACCCCTGTTTTGAATCCTATCATCTATACATTTAGAAATAAGGAGATGAAGGTGGCAATGAGGAGAATCTTTGATAAGGTATTAGTCAGTTTGAGAAAATGTTATTTCATGTGTGGAATCTAA
- the LOC125340454 gene encoding olfactory receptor 4F15-like: protein MLMLASEAMGGMNHSGVSEFVLLGLTSGWEMQVPLFIFSLLFYFASVTSNLVIVVTITSDAHLHSPMYFLLANLSVIDIVFCSITAPKMISSIFKKHKAISFEGCLTQIFFNHAVGGTEMVLLMAMAFDRYVAICRPLHYLTVMSPRVCLCSLLASWTIGLIHSWVQLAFVISLPFCGPNILDSFYCDLPRLLRLSCTDFHSLELMVTINSGLLSVGSFVLLVASYVFILFTVWKHTSGAVSKAFSTLSAHVTVVILFFGPMMFFYTWPSPTSHLDKYLAVFDAFITPVLNPVIYTFRNKDMKVAMKRLCTRLVHYFMDGLAMKNVEV, encoded by the coding sequence ATGCTGATGCTGGCATCTGAAGCAATGGGTGGAATGAATCACTCTGGAGTATCTGAGTTTGTGCTCCTGGGGCTCACGAGTGGATGGGAGATGCAGGTTCCACTTTTCATCTTCTCTCTGTTGTTCTACTTTGCCAGCGTCACCAGCAACCTCGTCATTGTGGTGACCATCACCTCAGATGCTCATCTGCACTCCCCTATGTACTTCCTTCTGGCTAACCTCTCTGTCATCGATATAGTGTTTTGCTCCATTACAGCTCCTAAGATGATTTCTAGCATTTTCAAGAAACACAAAGCCATCTCATTTGAGGGCTGTCTCACCCAGATCTTCTTCAACCATGCAGTCGGAGGCACTGAGATGGTGCTGCTCATGGCCATGGCCTTTGACCGGTACGTGGCCATCTGCCGGCCCCTGCACTACCTGACTGTTATGAGCCCGCGAGTGTGCCTGTGCTCTTTACTGGCTTCCTGGACCATCGGCCTTATCCACTCGTGGGTCCAGTTAGCATTTGTGATCAGTTTGCCCTTCTGTGGCCCTAACATCCTTGACAGTTTTTACTGTGACCTCCCTCGACTCCTCAGGCTGTCCTGCACAGACTTCCACAGCCTTGAGCTCATGGTCACCATTAACAGTGGGCTCCTGTCTGTGGGCTCCTTTGTCTTGCTGGTCGCCTCCTATGTCTTCATTCTGTTCACTGTCTGGAAACACACATCCGGGGCTGTGTCCAAGGCCTTCTCCACTCTGTCAGCTCACGTCACTGTCGTCATCCTGTTCTTTGGGCCAATGATGTTTTTTTACACATGGCCCTCTCCCACATCACACCTGGATAAATACCTTGCTGTTTTTGATGCCTTTATCACTCCTGTTTTGAATCCTGTCATTTATACATTCAGGAACAAAGACATGAAAGTGGCGATGAAAAGATTGTGCACTCGTCTTGTGCACTATTTCATGGACGGTTTGGCTATGAAAAATGTGGAAGTATAG